The sequence below is a genomic window from Corvus cornix cornix isolate S_Up_H32 chromosome 1, ASM73873v5, whole genome shotgun sequence.
TAAACATTCTTTGAGTGAATGTGCTTTAAAGAGATGATACCTGAGCTCTGAATGTTGGCAGATGGTCTTCTCCTCGCCTTGCAAAATCTTTGTACCCAAACCCAGGATCTTCAATATAACGGGAGACGTCTGTAGAAACTATTTCATCATCAAACGCTGtgaataaaacagcaaaaagcttTGCTTTAGGCAAGAACATGCGTTAATGCCAACTTCCAACTACCACTCTACTATAGGACTAGAAGACAATTTTAGAAGTTATGCAAAAGAGAAGAGTGgtacaaaggaaagaaacatttcaattCTCATTTGCTTGTATGGGATACACTGCTTTCATTGAGCCCATTAAATGCCAGCCTATACCAGACATCTAATATACTTCTACAAAAGGGGAAGAGATGGGCTACACTTCTGTCTGCaggtttgcttttctctctgttgaCTTCTGAAGAAGGCTAGGTATCTTAAGTCAGGAAGATGAACATCATTAGCAAAATCACTGTGTTGgcataagaaacaaaaaaatggatCCTTGACAGCAGGATTGTACTGAGCAGCCTTTGTGTCAGAAATCACACCAGCTCTGTTCTCTAAGCTGGAGTATGAGCACCAGAAAGCAATGTAACACTCCACTTGTAAACATCAGCTGAAGATTATGTGAAAGCAAAGAGCTCTACAGTACAGCAGGGTGAAATTCTGCCAGAAGCTCTAGTAACTAAGCATCTTCCAAGAGCTCCAAAACATATCGCTAAGCACACGCAGGTTCTCTATCAGGAATCAATCTTTCCCTCCCGAATAAACAGGTGGCTTGATTGTGTAACTACCTCTGCAGAAGTTGACTACTGCATAGCTGACTGCATTTGACCCTGATGTTAAAATCATGGCTCGCTTCCACATGCATTGACAGAACAGTTGCCATATGTCCACTGTTAGCACCTTGAAAAGTCAGTTAATCTAAGAATTGCAGAAGTGCTTTATCTCCTCTTTGCCTCATTAAACAATCAAAACATAACTGTGTAGGAAGAAGATTGAACAACATCTGCTACAGTAAATCCTcagtgaagaataaaaaaacctgtacaCATACACTCTTCTCCCCTGTCAAGGACTGGACTTCATGAAAGGGTAAAAGCCAACACACACAGACTCCTCAACTGAAATCAGCAAATGCTAAAGAGGGAAGAAAGTCAACAAAACTGTCAGCAACCCCATCCAAAACCCCCTCCTGTCTTGAATGAccctttttccttaaaaacctGAAGTTGCACAGGTTCATGGAAGTCCTGATTTGATAATGAAACTGCAATGAGTGTCCATGTATCTGCACTGCTGATACTGCCTGaccaaaggaaaatacagcaagaaTACATAATGTCCATTTCAAAAAATCCAGCTTGATGTTGCTGGATGTATCTTCTGTCAGAGATTTTTCCATGTTCCTAGAGAGCCACAAAACAATCTCTTTGCTGATCTGCAGTACATTCTTCCTCCCTTTTGGGCTCTTTGCACAATACCATTGGTTCCTTCAAACACATTTGGTCTGAAGCTACTGAGACCTAAATTCACTAAGAACAGTACAGTAAAATGTGAAGCATTTTAGGGGTCACTTCTCAAAAAGACACAAGCAATCATCTTCAAGTAGCTTCTACTATGAGGAAATAGAGATTCTGATTGTCTTAATAATATTCTTTCTTCTAACactttatttgggaaaaaacccacctcctTGTCTGTATGAAGCAGACTTCATTTTGTGGTTTGTTAGAGATGAAGGCCTCCAGAGCATatgaaaaatatgggaaaagaAGGTTTCAGCtcaaaatttggaaaattatttaagaataaaaaaatgctaTGAATCTCTATCACAAGATAGGCAGTGAACAGCACAGCAGTATGATCACTCAGAACAGCAAGTTGGAAATGTCCTTTCCAGGTGGGCAGTAAATGGTAAAGTAGTTGAGTCTCATCATCTAATTCCTAAACTAAATGTCATATCTGAAGGCTACTTATGAGTGTTATTGAAGTTCTAAGCACCACAGAACCTGTGAAATACTACtgaatatttacataaattaattattttgaagataCAGAACatataaagaaagagaaatttacACCCTACTTTTCAAGGAAGCCTGcaggctttgttttttaatatacaaaAGCTAAATTTCAAGTAGTAGAAAGGATGATGTTATTTGTCAATCAAGAAGTCTTAAGGTGATGAAGCAAAAGGTAAGACCACCCTTACTACACTCCTCCTACATGAAGTACCAGAATAAAGAAATGGACAGAAAAAGTTTCTAGTCACTGGACTAGCCTCAAGTATTTAATTcttaaaaagcacaaacaaaactgaactgGAAAAGCACAAATACCTCCACTAATTACTAGCAGactctccttcttctccttctcaaAGCGAGTTGCCATTTCTTCCTGAGAAGCTTCTTCGTCCTCTTTATCTTCTTGTAGTCTCTTCATCCTTTCCATCAGGGCCTCCAGCTCACTTAAAGAATCTGCAATCTGCAAAAACACCATGACATTCTGAAAAATTAGAAGATAGACAACGTGTGTCATCTTCGGATTTCATGCTTGACAACAAACATTCTCAAAACCAGACAGCAGAGGCAAACACAAAAACTCAAGCCAGAATGCATTTTGTCACATGCAGCACAGACAAACAGCTTTCAGACAGCAAGAAGACAGGAGCTGGGAAGTGTTAATGTAGCCTGCTGCAGTAATTTACTGCAGTGGGATTAACAGCAAAGAGGTGCTGTTTGAGTGTGGAAGCCAGTCACTCATATTCCACCATGTAGATAGGTCAGGAAAATCCATCTGTGTGCCCTACATCTCtcagaaaacaacttttcatACTAAGGTAACAACAGTCAGTCCATTGGTAATGCAAAGTATGTTTCTGAAGAGAGGCAGTGTAACACTGCCTTACAGAAACACAACCTGAGACGGCAAAtcagtgcttttctttcattatgtGTGATCGAAATAGCCACTATGTTGaccctttttcttatttttgtgaggaaaaaagacCTCTTTTTACTAGAAATACGTCAGAGTTTTGGGTGCCCTGTACATATCATTCAGATTTTTCCTAAGATaaattgtttggttttccttttccatctttttgagtctgttttgcccataGTTGCAACTGTTTCTAGTAGAATTGTTTCCTCACTGCGTAGCAATAAGCACAGTCAGCAGCAGCCCTCTGCCCACTACAAACGGGGAGTAAGGCACCTCCGTGGCATGAGCTGGCATGTTTTACAGCCCAGAAATTTAAGATACAGCAACTGAACTGAGTGATGACATGTGTACATTCTACTGCTAATTGTAAAAATTGTATCTAGCAACTCTGCCCATAATCCTGATCTTCCACAAAAGGCAATGAAGCTAATTCATCTGTCAGCATTAATTCAAGGGCACATCTTCAAAAGAATTCTAGAGgacctttcaggaaaaaaatgtccagTTAATTAACCAGTAATCAAATTAATCAAGTTAATTAACTAGTAATCAAAGTTCTCTGTTGATACAAGACTGGAACACCAGCATGAAgaattaagtaattttatttcagacatTTCCTCCCATCTACATGGAAGCGTTTCAAACTGTTTCATGACTGTAGGCCTTGaagtaaaaattattattattattactactgctactacttccatttttttccatttcttttttttcattccctgtGTTAGGAACATGGATGGCACAATGCTCCAGGTCAATGCCACACTGTCTGAAGAAACTGGGACTTCAAGCTttctgctgaaagcaaagtTTTAGTCTTGCCCAATGGGTGGTGAGATTAACTATCAAAATCACGTTGCTCTGACTTCCATTCACTGTTACAATGTGGTTTTCAACAGATTACACTGAAAATTGCCAAAGTGTATGTAAGAATTACCAGACTCAAGCATTCCTGtaaagcagacaaaaaattTCAAACTACCCTAAAATTTAAACAGGAAAGAATGGAAGAAAGTTTTCTAATGCAAAACAGAGGCAAgcaaaagaattttcttgcagCACTAACCCCGAAGTTGCTACTTGTGAGGGATGCATTTTCTATGTTGTTGTCATTGGCAAGATCACAGACACAGAAGTTGTTGACTGCTATAAGTCTGAGTCCATTAGATGTATCCGGATCTCTCTCTGGATTAATGCCACTACCAAAGACAAAACTTGCCAAGGCATGATAATGTGCCAACAGGACAACAGCATGCACCAGTTCAGGAAGAGACCAATTATTTTCCCCAGTCTTGACAAGTTTctgaaatgagaataaaaaaagtataaatctAAAATGTCTTTTGGCCCCCAGCTTTTTTATAAAACactacacattttaaaaagagatcaATTCTTTCTTCCAATAATACCATATTCCCCTTGCACACAAACTCTCACTGGATGAAAAAGGAGACACCTAATATATTACTTCTTTTCTATTGGACTATTTTAGCCAATGCtattgctgaaaagaaaatcttactGGCTTTGTCACACAAGAGAATCACCTTGTTTGGTGCACTAGTATTTCCCAGAACTTTTTAACTCAGGGAGATGACGCCTAACCAGACACTTGCACAGTTCTTGGCAGTTCTTTTTACCAGACATTTACTGGTATTTACAGGGCATGACTGAAGAGGTACCTGGATGTGCTCTTTCGTGATCAGCCAGGGCCGGTGTGCAAGAAGTTTGTTTATTTCGTtcagatttttcagtctttggGGAATGTATTCTAAACCATTCAGCCACTCTGCAATCCCACCAGTCTTCAGAAACTCATCCACGTGCATATTTATTAGGTAGGAACACTGATGtctggcagcagcctggaatAATTAAACACAGAGTGAACAGTGCAGCACATTAGTGTGTAATCTGATTTTGCTGTGGGTGGGAGACAGGTTAATAACACAAAACAAAAGTACAGTGTCATTCCAAAGGGCCTTGTGCAAATGCACTGCAATGCATTTCTATACAGTATGGAGGATTCTccaataaaaatacatttgatttctctgaactgaaaaatataatttgggttggaagcagTCACTACAAGAGAACCCTCCGCTCACAGGGCTGACTTAGAACTTGTTGCTTGGAGCCTTGTCCAGACAAGATCTTCACCCTTGGAGATCACAGAACTTTTCTTGGTTCCTGCTGCAATGTCTCAACATCCTCACAGTGAAAACTGTTCTCCTAGTGTCTACCTGGAATTTCTTGTGACTCGAGTCCACTGCATCTCATCCTACTGCTGCACAGTGATGTGGGCATGTGAGGGATGTATTACTGTGGGAAACAGGGAATGATGTAGGTTGCCAATTCTCCCTTTTCATTGAAAACTTTCCAGCTAGGCACGCTTTATTGTGATAAAAATCTACTACAAAAATTCAGCTTCTGTCAAAACACCACCctaatttctcctttttaaaattcttctttttttcttccttttttaactACAGAAGTCAGGGTGGCAGGAGAAGATACACAGCCTGTTGGTACGTACCATGATGGCAATGTAGTGCCTGTAGGGCAAAGGAAGGGGCCCATCCATGCGCAGCATATAGAACTGGCTGCGGAGGAAAGACTCCAGGTACTGAGTATGGATACTCATGACCTGTGTGATGTTGTCCAGGCGACCAGACGTAGAATATTCTTCCACAAGAAGGTTAGTACGTTCATCCAAACCATTTGCTTGCATA
It includes:
- the SESN3 gene encoding sestrin-3 translates to MNRLGSGPVGSAAAAAAAAAGQYRVCGNCRKVPRQEKRVQVSPPLTRGPSAFIPENEVMQANGLDERTNLLVEEYSTSGRLDNITQVMSIHTQYLESFLRSQFYMLRMDGPLPLPYRHYIAIMAAARHQCSYLINMHVDEFLKTGGIAEWLNGLEYIPQRLKNLNEINKLLAHRPWLITKEHIQKLVKTGENNWSLPELVHAVVLLAHYHALASFVFGSGINPERDPDTSNGLRLIAVNNFCVCDLANDNNIENASLTSSNFGIADSLSELEALMERMKRLQEDKEDEEASQEEMATRFEKEKKESLLVISGAFDDEIVSTDVSRYIEDPGFGYKDFARRGEDHLPTFRAQDYTWENHGFSLVNRLYSDIGHLLDEKFRMVYNLTYNTMATHEDVDTTTLRRALFNYVHCMYGIRYDDYDYGEVNQLLERSLKVYIKTVTCYPERTTKRMYDSYWRQFKHSEKVHVNLLLMEARMQAELLYALRAITRHLT